The genomic DNA gagcaatcttgagaaagaagaatggaactggaggaatcaacctgcctgacttcaggctctactacaaagccacagtcatcaagacagtatggtactggcacaaagacagaaatatagatcaatggaacaaaatagaaagcccagagataaatccacacacatatggacaccttatctttgacaaaggaggcaagaatatacaatggagtaaagacaacctctttaacaagtggtgctgggaaaactggtcaaccacttgtaaaagaatgaaactagatcactttctaacaccgcacacaaaaataaactcaaaatggattaaagatctaaatgtaagatcagaaactataaaactcctagaggagaacataggcaaaacactctccgacataaatcacagcaggatcctctatgatccacctcccagaattctggaaataaaagcaaaaataaacaaatgggatctaattaaaagtaaaagcttctgcacaacaaaggaaaatataagcaaggtgaaaagacagccttctgaatgggagaaaataataacaaatgaagcaactgacaaacaactaatctcaaaaatatacaagcaacttatgcagctcagttccagaaaaataaacgacccaataaaaaaatgggccaaagaactaaatagacatttctccaaagaagacatacggatggctaacaaacacatgaaaagatgctcaacatcactcattattagagaaatgcaaatcaaaaccacaatgaggtaccacttcacaccagtcagaatgtctgcgatccaaaaatatgcaagcaataaatgctggagagggtgtggagaaaagggaaccttcctacactgttggtgggaatgcaaactagtacagccactatggagaacagtgtggagattccttaaaaaattgcaaatagaactgccttatgacccagcaatcccactgctgggcatacacaccgaggaaaccagaattgaaagagacacatgtaccccaatgttcattgcagcactgtttataatagccaggacatggaagcaacctagatgtccatcagcagatgaatggataagaaagctgtggtacatacacacaatggagtattactcagccgttaaaaagaatacatttgaatcagttctgatgagatggatgaaactggagccgattatacagagtgaagtaagccagaaagaaaaacaccaatacagtatactaacacatatatatggaatttagaaagatggcaatgacgaccctgtatgcaagacagcataaaagacacagatgtgtataacggacttttggactcagagggagagggagagggtgggatgatttgggagaatggcattgaaacatgtataccatcatgtaagaattgaatcgccagtctatgtctgatgcaggatacagcatgcttggggctggtgcatggtgatgacccagagagatgttatggggagggaggtgggaagggggttcatgtttgggaacgcatgtacacccgtggtggattcatgtcaatgtatggcaaaaccaatacagtattgtaaagtaaaataaagtaaaaataaaaattaaaaaaaaaaaaaagaagtcatgggACTTCAGATTGACTCCATTTTAAGTCTGGTGTCCTGACTGAATTCCTTGAATCTGGGAGTCAAGGTTCCATGGTACCAAATGGCTACTTCAGTGTGTGAGTTCAGGCCTGTGGTTCATAGAAAAGGGAGAGTGGGCAGATAGTCACCCAGGTGTCTCTACTATGCTTGAATTCTATAAATTATTCATGGAGACCACCTTTATCAAGTTAGTGCTTCATTCCTACAGAGAATTCTATAGTTCTCTCTCTCCACCACCAAAAAGCTTTATGTTTCAAACCATAGACTCTGGGGTCAAAGGGCTCTGGGTTCCATACTAGGGCCTACCTGTACATAGAGATTCACCTCTGCACTTCTGCACAGGTATGGGAAATTGCCTCCTGTTTTAAGGTGAGCCCTCCGGGCATTAGGATACagtttgtacatttcttctttaGCTTCAGTTGAAAGTGCACTCTGGTCAAACACCTTTAAAATAATATGAGGACAAAACTGTTATTTCAATGTGTTCTTTTCACATTAAGCGAAGTGTCCCCCCAAGCACTCCTTTCAGGAGACATGGCTGAACCTTTCTGAAGCCTGGGCCACCACCTTCTGCTCATCCCTAGTGACTCTAACTCCAAAGTAAGAAGCCCAGATTTTACTGCCAAATGTCTTTTGCAttgtttaggggaaaaaaattctacCATGAATTTCATTTGTCCTCAAAGATAGTTAATTAAATTAACAGAACATTAATAGAAAACAATCACTGAAAACACCAATTTCAAAAAGATCATGAAACCCCAAAAGAACTtagtattaatttaaaaacagttaTATGTATGATATGCTCtgtgaaaataattattgaaaaattaagaatattagATAAAAAGTCCAGGCCCTTTCCTGGGGGAGCCACTGTTGGAAGTTTGCAATATATGACTCAAGAATCTTATAATACTCACATAAATTTATGTTCAAACTCATgcaaaaattattcaaataagacaaaaaaaaaaaacaacatgaaaATAAAGATAGGTGCGTCTCCACCCTGCTAAAACTTCTAGACATTTTAAGTGACCATGTACTTAAGTGGTGAGCATAGCTTTGAAAGTGCGGGCAGAGCAAATGCACTATGAGGACCATGTATTTCTTTGAGAGTATTGACAAGCTTACTCTGTGTCATTGTAAATGCTGGAATGTAGCAATTATAATAGAAAATGGTAAGTTATTATACACGTTTGTAATAATTTCCtgataaaaatcagtttttaatttaaacaccATATTACTTgcatttaggaataaatctattgTGAGACAAACAGttatatgattaaaataaaaagtcaaagccacagtgagataccacttcacatccattAGGGTGAccgctatttaaaaaaaaacaacagaaaataacaaggatATTGGCGAGGATATGGAGCAATTGGAGACCGTGCGCACTGctcatgggaatgtaaaatgggatGCCCCCTGTGGAAGATGGTAAGGCAGTCCCTCTAGGAGTTAAACAGAATTATCAAATgcttcagcaattccacttctaggtatgcACCACCCAAAAGCATTGAAAATAGACCCTTGAATGTGTATTTGCACACCAAtatttacagcagcattattcacaatagccaaaaggtggaaacaactcaaatgtctatcaacagatgaaaggataaacaaactgCGGTATATACATACAACGCAATATTACCCAACTGTAAAAGGGAatgggttttaaattttttaatttatttttaattggaggataactgggTATTTTTAACATATGCTTTAACATGGATAAAGCTTAGAAATATGCTAAATGAAACAAGCCAGATACATAAGGATATTTATATGATTCTACttacatgaggtacctagaaCAGGTAAATTCATACAGACAAAAAAGTAGGACAAAGGTTACTAGGGTCTCTAGGGGGAATGGTGAAGgaagagttattgtttaatgggtacagagtttcagtttgggatgatggaaagttctggagatggataacAGTGGCAGTTGGACCACACTATAAATATACTTAATGCTACTGAAATGTACACTTAAGAGTAGTTTAAATGGTGaattttgttatgtgtattttactacaATTAAAAGACATGTAAGAAGCAAGCTTTTGTGTTAACTAGCCTTTATGGAATTCTGGCACCTTCATTTTGCTGCCCAGATTTGTAACAGCTTAAAAAGAACAGCAAAGCAAACCAAAAGGGGTAAGGACTACCatgtttgtttaaatttatttttatttcaatggtGTTATTCCTTCCAGGAAAAATACAGGATAagcaataaaagattttttttgaaattgagaAAGCTGTGTGGGGGGCAGGTGGTAAAAACAAATTCAAGGCAGTGTTTGAAGCAACACTGAAAAATCGTAAAATGATTTGTGAGGTGGATCTTGACATGTACATATAAAAAAGGTAAAGCATCTGTTTTACTTAAAGTAAACTTACATCCATAATGGTTACAGGGATGTCCCGAATTTTATGAGGTTCCACATAAGAATTTTGACAATTCAGGGTAAGTCTTGAAGCCAGTTCACTCTGACCCAAACTTTCCAGCTGCAGGAAAAAACACAGGtaaaagtttttcaaaaaaattttttttcacaattaCATTAAATCCACAGATAATATCCTATTTATAAAGGTGACATTATGTGTGGTAGGGCCAGTAAGTTAACCTCTGAGGAGACACAATGTATTTGAGACCATAACTGGGCCCTGGAAGTGGTGATATTTTCCTGTTTTGGGCACCTGGCCTTCCACAACCCTCAACCTGAGCTGCCTCTTCAACCAGGTGCCTGTGGGCAGCAAGCCCATTCCACAAGCTTaatgaagacagagaaacatTTCAGTGATCTTAGAGCTGGAAGAGGcctcagaaaaaatatctatccAGTAGTTCCTACATGCATATCTACAAACTTGCTCCATCACACTGACCTGGGGAGGTAGAAGTGGAGGAGTTCCCAGAGCCCTTGGCCAGGGATTCCAGTTCAAGGTCTAGTGTGAGGCCTtagaatctgtatttttttaatttccccaaaTGATTCTGATAAATTATTCAGCAGCCATAATATCCATCTGGATGTATTAAAGTTAATGTGGAAAAGTGCTTAACAAACACCTCTAATACACACTGAGCGAGACAGGTATTTCTCAGGAACCAAGAAGACATGAAAATTCCCAGGTCAAGGTGTCCCCTCCCCAAGGTCATGATCCTTACCCTGTCTACCATGAAATCAATGGCATCAGCCATCATAGGGTCCACTGGGCCAGAGGAAAAGTTCCCAAGAActatttttttaagcataaatGATGGCATCAGCCAAAagctgtaaaaaaacaaaaaaactgacaTTTAAACTTACAAGACTATACATGAGTGGCAAGCATTCATTCAATATTGAATCTCTGTATTAACTAGGCATTTGGGatttagagatttaaaaaacCCAGTCTCTTCCTTCAAAGAGCTAGTTTTGAAGCATCTAGTTTTTATAAATGCTTTCTCAAGTTCCCAAAGAGTTATGGTTTCATATGATCAAACTTTTGAGGATTGGGAATAATTATAAGCAATATTTCAAAATGCCTTTATTGCAATAAACATTCTGATAATtccaagattttattttctagttggTCTTATTTTCAATGGCTAAGCTACTTGTGGAAAACTGAACACTTACTATATTAATCTGAAGGTTTATATCACCCTTTGATTAACATTAAAGGATAGATTTCAAAATAGTAAAATCACAGAGTTATTATACCTACTATTGCTACTAGTGGATTCTTGGGCTAATTCAAGGCAATTCAGTCTTCATGTATTTCTATATGTGATCTTTAGTTAAGAGTGTACTCCATTAATTACATTGGGAGCCCTTATATAGGAtaaacatgaatttttttaaacctatgcTGAAAATAACTTATAAAAGGTACAGACCACCTTCTGATGTACATTCTCAGTAAACGCCCCTCATAAGGACCAGTTAGCCATCTTTCAGTCACCTTCAATGATCTAAGTTCTCAACTCCAACCCATCCCAACAGCTTCTTAACTTCTAAAGGGGATGCTGCCTGGGTGTTTTCTGTGGGTGAGTGGGAGGGGTGGTCATCCTCTTGGCTCTGTTCACCCCTGAAGCCTCTGtgtggcacatagtaagtactcagaCATTTGATAAAAAAATTCCTGATACGCAAGAGCACCAAGTGGGGGAAATCTTGGCTTCTGACAATCAAAACAACATGAAAAACTCGTCAAAAAGAACGATTTTTGCATCATATTGACATGAAGTATCTGTCTAATGCATACAAGAAACTGCTGCACAAATGCTGAGTAAACAAGCGAGAAAACAtcaggaaacatttttttaaaaatcagaatgcaATAGTAAATAGTTGTGAAAACCATGAAAACAATGTTTACCTAGAACATTTTGTGAAAACCAATCTGATCACTCAGGTAAGTTAAGTCAATAGGCTACTTTTGGGGGGTAGAGCCTAGCCTTGCTAGCAATGAAAGAAATATAGTGAAGTCAGCTTTAAGGTACCATTAGACATCTATAAAACTAATTCAAATGATAAAATCAATGAAGGGATGGCTCAGAGAAAGCAGGTACCCCACTGGTTGCCTTGCAAAACATTCTGCCCTCTCCATCTTTCTAAAAAGCAGACTAATGTTGTACAAGTGCCAGCGAACTAAACAGTCTCTCCATTTCGGGGAACCTATCTCAAGGAAATgacccagaaagagaagaacaaaagtaATTTACACACAAAGATTTACAGTTGAACCTGATGAAAAATTGAGAGAAGCCCAaggtcttaaaaaaaatgtaacagtCATTACACAGAACTCTGTACACAAAATACTAAGTGGAGCAAGCAGAACACAGTATCAGTGAGATAAGCTCTGAAGGGAAACTGTAAAGGCATTGGAACCATAATACACAAAGCCAGGCGATGATTTAGAGTAACGGGAACCACTGAAGTTAGAATTCTTTCAATTCTTTTCCTTTGCAAGGGTGACCATTTCTAATGCTAAAAGCCAGGATGGTTTCAGAAGACAAAAGTATATATGGCCCCTCCCTCCCTAATGCTTCAAAAAAACCAAACATCACCATTTTCAATTCCACTGAAAATAACAAAACTGTTGGTCGAAGGTTTACATTCTTACCTGTTTGCGGTCCATGTTTGGTTAAAGATAGAGGTGTCACTGAAGGAATTGCAGAGGATGAgggagtggactctgggagatttGTGAGTGTATTCAGCAAACTTTTGGGCCAAAAAGCCTCCCAAAGAAGCCCCAAAGAGATGAACCTAATCGGAAACAAACACAAGGATCCTAAAAACAATGACTGATCTTTAAGTATCaaaaaactgttttaattatCACCAACCACAGAATATAATGTTATCACCAGTCATTAGACTGAAATATTTACAGCAGTTAGAAGTTTAGGAAATACTGTGTTTAAATGCAATGTCTATACCCTGTCAAGAAACAATACAATGGTGCATAAGTTatagtagttaaaaaaaatattatttccagaTTACATTAGAAAATGAAACTACTTTGCAGTTTctgtttaagaaaacagaaattttaattcGGTAATTCAGTATTTCCACTCCTAGACATGTattcaagagaactgaaaacatctgTCTTCACAGAAATTTGTgtaagaatgttcatagcaacatccCTCATAAAAACTAACCAGTGGAAAACAAATCAAgtgatgaatgggtaaataaaatgtgttttatccatacaatgggattttatttaacaattaaaaggaatgaattattGATAGAATTTGCAACATCGATGAACCTTGAAAATCTCGTgagaagtgaaaaaagccagtcacaaaagaccacaaattacatctttatatttatataaaatatccataacaggcaaatccacagacaGGGCTCCAGGGAGGAAGCAGGGTAGTGTCTGCTaagtatggggtttctttttggggtggaaaaaatattcaaaaattgaCTGCTGTGATGATTGCACATATCTCTGAATATATTAAATAACagtgaattatacactttaaaaaggtaaactgtatggtatgtgaattctaGCTCAAAAGagctgttattaaaaaataaaagacaacacCAGACAATGATGTAATCATTGCATTAAAATcacatgtgaaaaaaataaataaaataaataaataaaatcacatgtGAGTAACTAGTTTTAAGGTACTCACTTTATCCAACTGTAAATGGTCTAAAAGTTTTCTGAATCCATCACAGAATTCAAGGTGGTCCCAATAAACTGGATACTGCAACTAGAATATaacaagttttaaatttattttaaaaactgtaaaagtaaaatacaatTCATACGTATCTGAAAACTTTAGGGCTCTCACAACAGTGTTTCTCATTTGCTCAATCTCTGCTCCTTTTTCAAAACATGGGAAAATAAGCTCTCATCTTATCCTAGACTTCAAAATTCCAATTTTATCTAacagaacaattaaaaaataaaaataaaaatcacactcTAGTGATACTACATATACAACAATTTCAATTCACATCAATTTCCTTTCCAAATAGCAAGAATTACAATGCAAGACAttagaaatgcatttgaaattaagagaccaGCACTTAGaacaatagtgtgtgtgtgtgtgtgtgtgtgtgtgtgtgtgtgtgtgtatgtatgtacagagagagacagagagaaagagagagagcgagagagagcacgctatatcaaaacctcatggtaactgcaaaccaaaaatctacaatagatacacatagaaaagaaaaattgatccaaacaaaacactaaagatagtcatcaaatcGCAAGTGAAAGTATGTTAgccacttggtcatgtccaactctttgtgacctcatggactgcagccccagacatctctgtctatggaattctccaggcaagaatactggagtggtcagaagagaaaaaaaagaggaagaggaaaaatgaCCTATAAAACCACatccaaaacaattaacaaaacagcaataagaacatacatattgataattatcttaaatgtaaatggattaaatgctccaaccaaaacacacagactagctgaatggatcAAAAAACAagaaccaggggcttccctggtggctcagtggtaaagaatccacaagaAGAACTACCACAGTcagaagcccatgaaccacaactagagagtagcccctgcttgctgcaactagagaaaagcccacgcatcaatgaaggacccagcacagcccaaaataagcacgttaataataataaatacccacttatatgctgtctataagagatACAGTCACATccagggacacatacagactgcagctaaaaggatggaaaaaggcATTCCAAGCAAATGGGAATCAAAGACATCTGGAGGAGCGATACTCttgtcagacaaaatagacttgaaaataaagactgttaaaagagacaaagaaggacactacaaaatgatcaaggggttaatccaagaagaagatgtaacaattgtAAATAAA from Ovis aries strain OAR_USU_Benz2616 breed Rambouillet chromosome 7, ARS-UI_Ramb_v3.0, whole genome shotgun sequence includes the following:
- the SPG21 gene encoding maspardin, whose protein sequence is MGEIKVSPDYNWFRSTVPLKKIIVDDDDSKIWSLYDAGPRNIRCPLIFLPPVSGTADVFFRQILALTGWGYRVIALQYPVYWDHLEFCDGFRKLLDHLQLDKVHLFGASLGGFLAQKFAEYTHKSPRVHSLILCNSFSDTSIFNQTWTANSFWLMPSFMLKKIVLGNFSSGPVDPMMADAIDFMVDRLESLGQSELASRLTLNCQNSYVEPHKIRDIPVTIMDVFDQSALSTEAKEEMYKLYPNARRAHLKTGGNFPYLCRSAEVNLYVQIHLLQFHGTKYAAIDPSMVSAEELEVQKGSLGVSQEEQ